A section of the Aminivibrio pyruvatiphilus genome encodes:
- a CDS encoding type II toxin-antitoxin system RelB/DinJ family antitoxin — protein MAQTVVRAIVEDELKVKAQAELAKQGLTLSDLVRMALREAAEGRISFSFDGVIRNRETLNAMQELDEGKGERVASLNAFHEMMKK, from the coding sequence ATGGCACAAACGGTTGTTCGGGCAATAGTGGAAGACGAACTCAAGGTTAAGGCCCAGGCGGAACTGGCAAAGCAGGGGCTGACTCTTTCCGACCTGGTACGTATGGCCCTGCGGGAAGCGGCCGAGGGCAGAATATCTTTCTCTTTCGACGGCGTCATAAGAAACCGGGAGACTCTCAATGCCATGCAGGAGCTGGATGAAGGAAAAGGGGAGCGGGTGGCTTCACTCAATGCGTTTCACGAGATGATGAAAAAGTAG
- a CDS encoding type II toxin-antitoxin system YafQ family toxin — MCVNLIRSSSLLMNEKPLPPQYTDHPLKGEWAHYRDAHIEFDWILIYRIDRESKSLLLAALGSHSEIL; from the coding sequence ATATGCGTAAACTTGATACGCTCCTCATCCTTGCTGATGAATGAGAAACCATTGCCGCCGCAGTATACAGACCACCCTCTTAAAGGCGAATGGGCTCATTATCGGGATGCCCATATCGAGTTCGACTGGATCCTGATTTATCGAATCGACAGGGAGAGCAAAAGTCTGCTGCTGGCAGCACTTGGAAGCCATTCGGAAATACTCTGA
- a CDS encoding type II toxin-antitoxin system death-on-curing family toxin, with translation MPLPSIEWLCEDEIWEAISSLKEQYENDPICIINFNPIGYILKLEDISYFFEDNILLLASVIIRSIIQGHPLQDGNKRLGMFLGTYFLEKNGILITATDEAFFETAMEMACGNIRVEQLYCWLQTVCSTEE, from the coding sequence ATGCCCTTGCCAAGTATTGAGTGGCTTTGCGAGGATGAAATTTGGGAAGCCATTTCGTCACTCAAGGAACAGTATGAAAATGATCCTATCTGTATAATCAATTTCAATCCAATAGGATATATCCTAAAACTCGAGGATATATCCTATTTTTTTGAGGACAACATACTCTTGCTGGCTTCTGTGATAATACGTTCCATTATTCAAGGACATCCTTTACAGGACGGCAACAAACGGCTGGGCATGTTTCTCGGGACGTACTTTCTCGAAAAAAACGGAATTCTTATCACTGCGACCGACGAAGCTTTTTTCGAGACGGCTATGGAAATGGCCTGCGGAAACATACGGGTGGAGCAGCTTTACTGTTGGTTGCAAACCGTCTGCTCGACTGAAGAATAG
- a CDS encoding type II toxin-antitoxin system RelE family toxin, with product MVSSWAVFLSPEVKKRLEKIPNPDRRRILTALDALSNGPSGDIKPLKGRSEWRLRIGGWRILLDVDEPDRKIRVSSIGSRGDVYK from the coding sequence ATGGTGAGCTCCTGGGCAGTCTTCCTCTCCCCAGAGGTAAAAAAGCGCCTTGAGAAAATCCCCAACCCCGACCGCAGAAGAATCCTCACCGCCCTCGACGCTCTTTCCAACGGCCCTTCCGGCGACATAAAACCGCTGAAGGGTCGTTCTGAATGGAGGCTTCGGATCGGCGGCTGGAGAATCCTTCTTGATGTGGACGAGCCGGACAGAAAAATACGAGTTTCCTCCATAGGATCCAGGGGAGACGTCTACAAATAA
- a CDS encoding putative toxin-antitoxin system toxin component, PIN family, producing MIDTNILISALLFPNSQMDALIVRVTTEHQLVLSSYVVDELLNVVRRKFRNKFESMDLLLSRLPYELVYTPEHPEPGLFDIRDEKDYPVLYSAVTEDVDVFITGDKDFSGLNLEKPEILGPAGFLEKVLIQGNLSQKRDSSPAGMLRDRRFAPQNDIIPRSGLGFGVVLSAAKDLDLRPSEPSKILPLRGRDRAVEQALRMTD from the coding sequence AACATCCTCATTTCTGCGCTTCTTTTCCCAAACTCGCAAATGGATGCGTTGATTGTCAGGGTCACGACAGAGCATCAGCTCGTTCTTTCATCCTATGTCGTAGATGAGTTGCTGAATGTGGTTCGGCGCAAATTCCGGAATAAGTTTGAATCCATGGATTTACTGCTGAGCCGGCTTCCGTACGAGCTTGTTTATACACCGGAACATCCGGAGCCGGGGCTTTTCGATATCCGGGACGAAAAGGACTACCCTGTTTTGTATTCAGCCGTCACGGAGGACGTTGACGTTTTTATAACGGGCGACAAGGATTTTAGCGGACTGAACCTTGAAAAACCGGAAATCCTCGGCCCGGCCGGATTCCTTGAAAAAGTATTGATTCAGGGGAATCTGAGTCAAAAACGAGATTCTTCCCCTGCGGGGATGCTCCGCGATCGTCGCTTCGCTCCTCAGAATGACATCATTCCACGGTCCGGCCTCGGGTTTGGTGTCGTCCTGAGCGCAGCGAAGGACCTGGATTTAAGGCCTTCAGAACCATCCAAGATCCTCCCCCTCCGGGGGCGCGATCGGGCGGTAGAACAAGCCCTCAGGATGACAGATTGA
- a CDS encoding helix-turn-helix domain-containing protein — MDLQILAQNVRRLRTAKRLSQRALADVAGLSLPAVKNLELAKSEPRMRTMQAIARALDVKIQVFFQPVRELHTVRFRSAKRMQNRENVLAEVARWLDDFNFLEKCMNKQMPFSLKGVRPQCAPDLLIEAAGLCRKKLGLKPTEPIHDICGLLEQAGVKVFPIPMASDSFFGLSVGEEDGGPAVVVNIWERISVERRIFSAAHELGHLMLHPEAYDVAKVEESKEEEHEADRFAGHFLMPNEGFRKEWNEASGLHFVDRVFKIKRIFRVSFKTVLSRLVEDGAVDKSIWMKFNMSYQQRFNRKLSFKEEPMGIDSAEPFGMQRFDFYEDRFSRLAREAVEKDMISVSRGAEMLRIGIEEMQDLLQNWGVIL; from the coding sequence ATGGATCTGCAGATACTAGCCCAAAACGTGAGGCGGTTGAGAACTGCAAAACGCTTGAGCCAAAGAGCCCTGGCAGATGTTGCCGGTCTCTCCCTGCCGGCTGTAAAGAACCTGGAACTCGCAAAGAGTGAGCCGCGGATGAGGACCATGCAGGCAATAGCAAGGGCTCTGGATGTGAAAATTCAGGTGTTTTTCCAGCCGGTTCGTGAATTGCACACTGTCCGGTTCCGATCGGCAAAGCGGATGCAGAATCGCGAGAATGTCCTGGCTGAAGTGGCCAGATGGCTTGATGATTTCAACTTCCTTGAAAAATGTATGAACAAACAGATGCCGTTCAGCCTCAAGGGTGTCAGGCCACAATGCGCCCCTGACCTTTTGATAGAGGCGGCCGGACTGTGCCGTAAAAAATTGGGCCTGAAACCCACCGAGCCTATCCATGACATTTGTGGCCTGCTCGAACAAGCGGGCGTCAAGGTTTTTCCGATCCCCATGGCCTCCGATAGTTTTTTCGGCCTGTCTGTGGGGGAAGAGGACGGTGGTCCGGCTGTGGTGGTGAACATATGGGAGCGGATTTCGGTTGAAAGACGCATTTTCAGCGCCGCCCATGAACTCGGTCATCTTATGTTGCACCCGGAAGCCTACGACGTCGCCAAGGTCGAAGAAAGCAAAGAAGAAGAACATGAGGCAGACCGTTTTGCCGGACATTTTCTGATGCCGAACGAGGGATTCCGGAAGGAATGGAATGAAGCGTCCGGATTACACTTCGTGGACAGGGTTTTCAAGATCAAACGAATTTTCCGGGTCAGTTTCAAAACCGTTCTCTCGCGCCTGGTGGAAGATGGGGCTGTGGACAAGTCAATCTGGATGAAGTTCAACATGTCCTATCAGCAGCGTTTCAACAGGAAGCTCTCCTTCAAAGAAGAGCCGATGGGTATTGATTCGGCTGAGCCGTTCGGGATGCAGCGATTTGATTTCTACGAAGACCGTTTCAGCCGCCTGGCCAGGGAAGCGGTAGAAAAAGACATGATTTCAGTCAGCCGGGGCGCTGAGATGCTTCGGATCGGTATTGAGGAAATGCAAGACCTTCTGCAGAATTGGGGGGTCATTCTGTGA